One stretch of Brevibacillus laterosporus DNA includes these proteins:
- the fba gene encoding class II fructose-1,6-bisphosphate aldolase has product MQLVPMTAFIEDAKKNKYAVGQFNLNNLEFTQAITEAAMEEKSPVIFGVSEGAMRYMGIEYTVAMAKAAAKTAGVPIALHLDHGSNFDVVMKCIRAGFSSVMFDGSHHSFEDNIRLTKQVVEAAHAVGVSVEGELGTIGGVEDDLQVAEEDASLAKPEEAIRFWEETKVDYLAIAVGTAHGMYKGEPKIHFDIIEKVVKNIGAPIVLHGGSGVPDEAIRQAILHGAGKINVNTENQVACTAAIRKVLAEKPNEIDPRKYMGPAREAIKQTVIEKIRLFGSNNRV; this is encoded by the coding sequence ATGCAATTAGTACCTATGACCGCCTTTATTGAGGACGCAAAGAAAAATAAGTATGCTGTTGGACAATTCAATTTGAACAACCTAGAATTTACGCAAGCGATTACCGAAGCTGCTATGGAGGAGAAATCCCCTGTAATTTTCGGAGTTTCCGAGGGTGCTATGCGTTATATGGGTATTGAGTATACAGTAGCAATGGCTAAAGCCGCTGCAAAAACTGCTGGCGTACCAATTGCGCTACACTTGGATCATGGTAGCAACTTTGATGTTGTTATGAAATGTATCCGCGCTGGATTCTCTTCTGTTATGTTCGATGGTTCTCACCATTCCTTCGAAGATAACATCCGTTTGACTAAACAAGTTGTAGAAGCTGCACACGCTGTAGGCGTATCCGTTGAGGGTGAGCTTGGTACAATCGGCGGAGTAGAAGATGATCTACAAGTAGCTGAAGAAGATGCTAGCTTGGCTAAACCAGAAGAAGCTATTCGTTTCTGGGAAGAGACTAAAGTTGACTACTTGGCTATTGCTGTTGGTACTGCTCACGGTATGTACAAAGGTGAACCAAAAATCCATTTCGATATTATCGAAAAAGTAGTGAAAAACATCGGAGCTCCAATCGTATTGCACGGTGGATCTGGTGTACCAGACGAAGCGATCCGTCAAGCAATCTTGCACGGTGCTGGTAAAATCAACGTAAACACTGAAAACCAAGTTGCTTGCACAGCAGCAATTCGTAAAGTGTTGGCTGAAAAACCTAACGAAATCGATCCTCGTAAATACATGGGTCCTGCTCGTGAGGCAATCAAGCAAACTGTTATCGAGAAAATTCGTTTGTTTGGAAGTAATAACCGCGTCTAA
- a CDS encoding response regulator: protein MQDKKVLVVDDQYGIRILLYEVLGKEGYCTFQAANGKQALEIVENESPDLVILDMKIPGMDGIEILKHIKKINKDIKVIMMTAYGELDMIKEATQLGALTHFTKPFDIDELRCVVNQQLVS, encoded by the coding sequence ATGCAGGACAAGAAGGTACTAGTCGTGGATGACCAGTACGGCATCCGCATCCTACTATACGAGGTATTGGGTAAGGAAGGATACTGCACTTTTCAGGCGGCTAACGGCAAACAGGCACTCGAAATCGTCGAAAATGAGTCTCCAGATCTCGTTATTTTAGATATGAAGATTCCCGGAATGGACGGCATAGAAATTTTAAAACACATTAAGAAAATCAATAAAGATATTAAAGTAATTATGATGACTGCGTACGGTGAATTAGACATGATCAAGGAAGCAACACAACTGGGAGCGCTTACTCATTTTACCAAACCATTTGATATTGATGAATTGCGCTGTGTAGTCAATCAACAGTTAGTCAGTTAG
- a CDS encoding CTP synthase, which yields MAKYIFVTGGVVSSLGKGITAASLGRLLKNRGCKVTIQKFDPYINVDPGTMSPFQHGEVFVTDDGAETDLDLGHYERFIDINLSANSNVTTGKIYSTVISKERRGDYLGGTVQVIPHITNEIKERVFRAGRETNADVVITEIGGTVGDIESLPYLEAIRQIKSDVGVSNVMYIHVTLIPYIRAAGEMKTKPTQHSVKELRSLGIQPNVIVTRTEQPLSQDMKDKLALFCDIDENAVIECRDADTLYEVPLMLQEQGLDDYVCKHFGLSCPEADMTEWRALVEQVKSLKHNTRIAIVGKYVELHDAYLSVAEALYHAGFANDTDIEIKWVNSEEVTDENVAEILEDVHGILVPGGFGDRGIEGKISATRYAREQKIPFFGICLGMQVAVIEYARHMLNLTGANSSEIDPSTNYPVIDLLPEQKDIEDKGGTMRLGLGPTKAKEGTMAAQAYGSTLIYERHRHRYEVNNEYRDQLEKSGLVISGTTPDGKLVEMVELKEHPWFLAAQFHPEFTSRPNRPQPLFREFVKAAFLSHQ from the coding sequence ATGGCGAAGTATATATTTGTTACAGGTGGGGTCGTTTCCTCGCTAGGAAAAGGGATTACAGCCGCTTCACTAGGACGTTTGCTAAAAAACAGAGGATGTAAGGTCACCATTCAAAAATTTGATCCGTATATAAATGTTGACCCAGGAACAATGAGTCCATTTCAACATGGTGAAGTATTTGTAACCGATGATGGTGCTGAAACAGATTTGGATTTGGGCCACTATGAGCGTTTTATTGACATTAACCTGAGCGCTAACTCTAACGTAACAACCGGGAAGATTTATTCTACAGTTATTAGTAAAGAACGTCGTGGTGATTATTTGGGAGGTACTGTACAGGTTATCCCACATATCACTAATGAAATTAAAGAACGTGTATTCCGCGCTGGTCGTGAAACGAATGCAGATGTTGTTATCACGGAAATCGGTGGAACAGTAGGGGATATCGAGAGCTTGCCTTACCTTGAAGCGATTCGTCAAATCAAGAGCGATGTAGGTGTTTCGAACGTCATGTACATTCACGTAACACTGATCCCGTATATTCGAGCAGCTGGCGAAATGAAAACAAAGCCAACACAGCATAGTGTAAAAGAATTGCGTAGCTTGGGAATTCAGCCAAATGTGATTGTAACAAGAACGGAACAGCCACTGTCTCAAGATATGAAGGATAAGCTTGCTCTGTTCTGCGATATTGATGAAAATGCTGTGATCGAATGTCGTGATGCAGATACGTTGTATGAAGTACCACTAATGTTACAAGAGCAAGGCTTGGATGATTATGTATGCAAACACTTTGGACTTTCTTGCCCAGAAGCGGATATGACCGAGTGGAGAGCACTTGTTGAACAAGTGAAAAGCTTAAAACATAATACGCGCATCGCGATTGTAGGTAAATATGTAGAGCTACACGATGCTTATCTTTCTGTAGCTGAAGCTCTTTACCATGCTGGTTTTGCTAATGATACCGATATTGAAATTAAATGGGTCAATTCTGAGGAAGTTACGGATGAAAACGTAGCTGAAATCTTGGAAGATGTTCATGGTATCTTAGTTCCAGGTGGTTTTGGAGATCGTGGGATCGAAGGGAAGATTTCTGCAACTCGCTATGCTCGTGAGCAAAAGATACCATTCTTTGGAATTTGTTTAGGAATGCAAGTAGCAGTTATTGAATATGCTCGTCATATGCTTAATCTAACTGGTGCAAATAGCTCAGAGATTGATCCTTCTACTAACTATCCGGTTATTGATCTATTGCCAGAACAGAAGGATATTGAAGATAAAGGCGGCACGATGCGTCTTGGTCTTGGACCAACAAAAGCGAAAGAAGGCACGATGGCAGCGCAAGCTTATGGCAGCACGTTGATTTATGAGCGCCATCGCCATCGTTATGAAGTTAATAATGAATACCGGGATCAACTGGAAAAATCAGGTTTAGTTATTTCCGGTACGACACCAGACGGTAAATTAGTAGAGATGGTTGAGTTGAAGGAACACCCATGGTTCTTAGCTGCTCAGTTCCATCCAGAATTTACCTCCCGTCCGAATCGTCCTCAACCGTTATTCCGTGAGTTTGTGAAAGCTGCATTTCTTTCTCATCAATAA
- a CDS encoding DNA-directed RNA polymerase subunit delta, translated as MSKLLQQYNDENLQEMAMVDIAYEILRETNRPYNFRELMNEIAKLRNLTEEQLMAVIAQVYTEVNIDGRYVCIGENTWGLKRWYATEAVEESQEGGVKKKKAAVVDDFDDFDMEDDVVEVFEEEDDIALFEEEEEEEDEDFVDEEEVDSDEEIEAIDEEDEELEDEELFEDEEENEEEDEDDQDIEK; from the coding sequence TTGAGTAAATTACTTCAGCAATATAATGACGAGAATTTGCAAGAGATGGCGATGGTTGATATCGCTTATGAAATCCTGAGAGAAACGAACCGCCCTTATAATTTCCGTGAGCTTATGAACGAAATTGCTAAATTGCGTAATCTGACAGAAGAACAACTGATGGCAGTCATTGCTCAAGTGTATACAGAAGTAAATATTGATGGTCGTTATGTATGTATCGGTGAGAATACGTGGGGACTAAAACGTTGGTACGCAACGGAAGCGGTTGAAGAAAGTCAAGAAGGCGGCGTCAAGAAGAAAAAAGCTGCTGTTGTAGATGACTTTGATGACTTCGATATGGAAGATGATGTTGTTGAAGTATTTGAAGAGGAAGATGACATCGCCCTGTTCGAAGAGGAAGAGGAAGAAGAAGATGAAGACTTTGTCGATGAGGAAGAAGTAGATTCCGATGAGGAAATTGAAGCCATCGATGAAGAAGATGAAGAACTAGAAGATGAAGAGCTTTTTGAAGATGAAGAAGAAAACGAGGAAGAAGACGAAGACGATCAGGATATTGAGAAGTAA